One window of the Leptotrichia massiliensis genome contains the following:
- the argJ gene encoding bifunctional glutamate N-acetyltransferase/amino-acid acetyltransferase ArgJ, giving the protein MKIIKDGTITNVKGIKAAGISAQLKKSGKKDLALIYSEKKAVSAAVFTKNLVKAAPIILNMENIKNGNTQAIIVNSGNANSCTGETGLENAKKMTEFAANELGLKKEEILVQSTGIIGVQLDMKKIETGISKICKEISENGGNDAATAIMTTDTFTKQICAEIEIDGKTVTVAGMAKGSGMIHPNMATMLAFTVTDVNIEKSLLQKIFSEITDSTFNMISVDGDTSTNDMACVIANGASENKKIVDESSEGYSKFKEALYFVNQELAKLIAKDGEGATKLIEVAVTGAKSKKDAQKVAKSVITSNLFKAAVFGEDPNWGRILCAVGYSEAQLIVDKVNIFLGNDINALQKGVQVAKNGMGIEFDNEKAVKILKNEKVEILIELNDGEFSSTAWGCDLSYDYVKINAEYHT; this is encoded by the coding sequence ATGAAAATAATAAAAGATGGGACAATTACTAATGTTAAAGGGATAAAGGCGGCAGGAATATCGGCACAGTTGAAAAAAAGTGGGAAAAAAGACTTGGCATTGATTTATAGCGAGAAAAAGGCAGTTTCGGCTGCAGTGTTTACAAAAAATCTTGTAAAAGCAGCTCCGATTATTTTAAATATGGAAAATATAAAAAATGGAAATACACAGGCGATTATTGTAAATAGCGGGAATGCTAACTCGTGTACTGGAGAAACTGGACTTGAAAATGCTAAAAAAATGACGGAATTTGCAGCAAATGAGCTGGGACTCAAAAAAGAAGAAATTTTGGTGCAGTCTACTGGAATTATTGGAGTTCAGCTGGATATGAAAAAGATAGAAACTGGAATTAGTAAAATTTGCAAGGAAATATCGGAAAATGGGGGAAATGATGCGGCAACTGCGATTATGACAACGGACACTTTTACAAAACAAATTTGTGCAGAAATTGAAATAGATGGAAAAACAGTAACAGTTGCGGGAATGGCAAAAGGTTCTGGGATGATACATCCAAATATGGCTACAATGCTGGCTTTCACAGTAACGGATGTAAATATTGAAAAATCGTTGTTGCAAAAAATATTTTCTGAAATTACAGACAGCACATTTAATATGATTTCAGTTGACGGAGATACAAGTACAAATGATATGGCTTGTGTTATTGCTAATGGGGCTTCTGAAAATAAAAAAATTGTAGATGAAAGTTCTGAAGGATACAGCAAATTTAAAGAGGCGCTTTATTTTGTGAATCAGGAGCTAGCAAAGCTGATTGCAAAAGACGGGGAAGGGGCGACAAAATTAATTGAAGTTGCTGTAACTGGGGCAAAAAGTAAAAAAGACGCACAAAAAGTTGCAAAATCAGTAATAACTTCAAATCTTTTTAAAGCGGCTGTATTTGGGGAAGATCCAAACTGGGGAAGAATCCTTTGTGCTGTAGGTTATTCTGAAGCACAACTTATTGTTGATAAAGTAAATATTTTTCTTGGAAATGATATTAATGCTTTACAAAAAGGAGTCCAAGTTGCAAAAAATGGCATGGGAATAGAATTTGACAATGAAAAGGCTGTTAAAATTTTGAAAAATGAGAAAGTTGAAATTTTGATTGAACTGAATGATGGAGAATTTTCTTCGACTGCGTGGGGATGTGACTTGAGTTACGATTATGTGAAAATAAATGCGGAGTACCATACTTAA
- a CDS encoding glycoside hydrolase family 10 protein, with product MKSILKKISLLAITVLTAATLNASNIIMGNNQNASKVNNQKVTRNSELRGVWVASVSNIDWPSKKGLSVEQQKREFLTILDNVKKWNMNAVFVQIKPTADAFYPSKYSPWSEYLTGTQGINPGYDPLKFMVEEAHKRGIEFHAWFNPYRLSTSGSRDRLSKDNIGRKKPEWTVAYGGQLYLNPGIPEVNDYVVNSIVEVVKNYDVDGVHMDDYFYPYKVKNQEYPDSAQYQKYGSKFASVGDWRRDNVNKLVEKLHTSIKKENKNVEFGISPFGVWRNASTDPSRGSATKAGVQNYDDLYADILLWMNKGWIDYVAPQIYWNQGHKSAEYNTLVKWWSKYAGKTQTDLYIGQAAYKVNDWQNAKELINQVNFNRNYPEVKGSIFFSYKSLLTNPKNATNSLAQGPYSNNGNQEF from the coding sequence GTGAAATCAATTTTAAAAAAAATATCATTATTAGCAATTACAGTTTTAACGGCTGCGACTTTGAATGCCTCTAATATTATAATGGGAAACAACCAAAATGCGTCAAAAGTTAATAATCAGAAAGTAACAAGAAACAGCGAATTAAGAGGAGTATGGGTAGCAAGTGTAAGCAATATTGACTGGCCATCTAAGAAGGGACTTAGCGTAGAGCAGCAGAAAAGAGAATTTTTAACAATTCTTGACAATGTAAAAAAATGGAATATGAATGCTGTGTTTGTACAAATCAAGCCAACGGCTGATGCTTTTTATCCCTCTAAATATTCGCCATGGTCTGAGTATTTAACAGGAACACAAGGAATAAACCCTGGATATGATCCATTAAAATTCATGGTAGAAGAAGCGCACAAAAGAGGAATCGAGTTTCATGCATGGTTTAATCCATACAGACTTTCTACATCAGGTTCAAGAGACAGATTGTCAAAAGATAATATTGGACGTAAAAAACCTGAATGGACAGTGGCTTATGGTGGGCAATTATACTTAAATCCAGGAATTCCTGAAGTTAATGATTATGTTGTGAATAGTATTGTTGAAGTTGTGAAAAATTATGATGTTGATGGTGTTCATATGGATGATTATTTTTATCCATACAAAGTTAAAAATCAAGAATATCCAGATTCTGCACAGTATCAGAAATATGGAAGTAAATTTGCATCAGTTGGAGACTGGAGAAGAGATAATGTAAATAAATTAGTTGAAAAATTGCATACTTCTATAAAAAAAGAAAATAAAAATGTGGAATTTGGAATAAGTCCGTTTGGAGTATGGAGAAATGCTTCCACTGATCCGTCAAGAGGTTCTGCAACAAAAGCTGGAGTTCAAAATTATGATGATTTATATGCAGATATTTTATTATGGATGAATAAAGGCTGGATAGATTACGTGGCACCACAAATTTACTGGAATCAAGGGCATAAATCAGCTGAGTACAATACGCTTGTAAAATGGTGGAGCAAATATGCAGGGAAAACGCAAACAGACCTTTATATCGGACAAGCCGCATACAAAGTTAATGATTGGCAAAATGCAAAAGAATTAATAAATCAGGTGAATTTCAACAGAAATTACCCAGAAGTAAAAGGAAGTATATTCTTTAGCTACAAATCATTACTGACAAATCCTAAAAATGCTACAAACAGCTTGGCACAAGGGCCTTATTCTAATAATGGTAATCAGGAATTTTAG
- a CDS encoding endonuclease/exonuclease/phosphatase family protein — MKFLLYNIRYGTGKYLNQPFKHMRGYLGRSVRHVYRIGKFINKYKPDIVGLVEVDLGSFRMYSRNQATLLGRITRNNNVYQYKYEEDSNYMKFPMVRKQGNALLSKKAVLREEFHYLDIGMKKLIIEVETEDIVVFLVHLALGGKTRQKQIVQLYNFVKNCKKPVIVAGDFNVFWGEEEIEMFLQASNLQNINIRKEPTFPSWNPKRELDFILCSKEIKVKSYAVIQTQLSDHLPILVDFEIVK, encoded by the coding sequence TTTGAATCAGCCGTTTAAACATATGCGAGGGTATTTGGGACGTTCTGTAAGGCATGTTTATCGAATTGGGAAATTTATTAATAAATATAAGCCTGACATTGTGGGACTTGTAGAAGTTGATCTTGGCTCGTTTAGAATGTACAGCAGAAATCAGGCTACGCTTCTTGGAAGAATTACTAGAAATAATAATGTTTATCAGTACAAATATGAGGAAGATTCTAATTATATGAAATTCCCGATGGTAAGAAAGCAGGGAAATGCCTTACTTTCTAAAAAAGCTGTTTTACGGGAAGAATTTCATTATCTGGATATTGGAATGAAAAAATTGATTATTGAGGTGGAAACGGAAGATATTGTGGTGTTTCTAGTTCATTTGGCACTTGGTGGTAAAACGAGACAGAAACAGATTGTACAGCTTTACAATTTTGTGAAAAACTGCAAAAAGCCAGTTATAGTCGCTGGAGATTTTAATGTGTTCTGGGGAGAAGAGGAAATTGAAATGTTTTTACAGGCTTCTAACCTGCAAAATATAAACATAAGGAAAGAGCCAACTTTTCCGAGCTGGAATCCAAAGCGGGAACTTGACTTTATACTTTGTTCAAAGGAAATAAAAGTAAAAAGTTATGCAGTTATACAAACTCAGCTTTCAGATCATTTACCGATACTAGTCGATTTTGAAATTGTAAAATAA
- the argB gene encoding acetylglutamate kinase — MISNLDKAKILVKALPFIKKYHNKTIVIKYGGSAMVNPAAREQFIQDIVLMKYVGINPVIVHGGGPEINEMLQKIGKESKFIDGNRVTDEETVEIVEMVLSGKVNKGIVADINKYGGKAVGLSGKDGNMVFVEKKFAEVDGEKIDIGFVGEIKEINTEVIKLLESNDVIPVISSIGVDKNGQTYNINADYVAGTIAGKLQADRLVFLTDVDGILLDYNNKQTLIDEIDVKKVNDLIEREIISGGMLPKVTTCLDAIENGVENVVILNGKLEHSLLLELFTEEGAGTLIKK; from the coding sequence ATGATTTCAAATTTAGATAAAGCAAAAATTTTGGTAAAAGCGTTGCCATTTATAAAAAAATATCATAATAAAACGATTGTGATTAAATATGGTGGAAGTGCGATGGTCAATCCTGCTGCACGGGAGCAGTTTATTCAAGATATAGTTCTTATGAAATATGTTGGAATAAATCCTGTGATTGTGCATGGTGGCGGGCCTGAGATTAATGAAATGCTTCAAAAAATTGGAAAAGAGAGCAAATTTATTGATGGAAATCGTGTAACTGATGAAGAAACTGTGGAGATTGTGGAAATGGTGCTTTCTGGGAAAGTAAATAAAGGAATTGTTGCGGATATTAATAAATATGGCGGAAAAGCTGTTGGACTTAGTGGAAAAGACGGGAATATGGTGTTTGTTGAGAAGAAGTTTGCTGAAGTTGATGGAGAGAAGATTGATATTGGGTTTGTTGGAGAAATTAAGGAAATTAATACGGAAGTAATAAAATTGTTAGAGTCGAATGATGTGATTCCTGTGATTTCGTCTATTGGAGTTGACAAGAATGGTCAGACATACAATATTAATGCCGATTATGTGGCAGGCACGATTGCTGGGAAATTACAGGCAGATAGATTGGTATTTTTGACAGATGTTGATGGAATTTTACTTGATTATAATAATAAGCAGACGCTTATTGATGAAATTGATGTGAAAAAAGTGAACGATTTAATTGAACGAGAAATTATTAGTGGTGGAATGCTGCCAAAAGTTACGACTTGCCTAGATGCGATTGAAAATGGTGTAGAAAATGTAGTTATTTTAAATGGGAAGCTGGAACATTCATTATTATTGGAGCTGTTTACAGAGGAAGGAGCTGGAACTTTAATAAAAAAATAA
- the argF gene encoding ornithine carbamoyltransferase, translated as MLKGRSFLKLLDFTTEELQYLLNLAKKLKEDKKNKTEEKKLTGKNIALIFEKTSTRTRCAFEVAAYDQGANVTYIGPSTSQMNDKESIEDTAKVLGRFYDGIEYRGYGQNLVEALAEHSGVPVWNGLTTEFHPTQVLADFLTILEKKGTLKEIKFAYLGDGKNNMASSLMIGAAKFGMDFTIVAPKEYFPDKELAETSLKLAEENGGRVSFTDDRIGGVKDADVIYTDVWVSMGESYDVWDERINRLSYYQVNNELVKHAKPDYLFMHCLPAFHDLNTKVAQEIEKKYGIKEMEVADEVFRSKNSVVFDEAENRMHTIKAVMVATLGEE; from the coding sequence ATGTTAAAAGGACGTTCGTTTTTAAAATTATTAGACTTTACAACAGAAGAATTACAATATTTATTGAATTTAGCGAAAAAATTGAAGGAAGATAAGAAAAATAAGACTGAAGAGAAAAAGTTGACTGGTAAAAATATTGCATTGATTTTTGAAAAGACTTCGACACGGACTAGATGTGCTTTTGAGGTTGCGGCTTATGATCAGGGGGCGAATGTTACTTATATTGGGCCTTCTACTTCTCAGATGAATGATAAGGAGTCGATTGAGGATACTGCAAAAGTTTTGGGAAGATTTTATGATGGAATTGAGTATCGTGGATATGGACAAAATTTGGTAGAGGCATTGGCGGAACATTCTGGAGTACCTGTGTGGAACGGGCTTACGACTGAGTTTCATCCGACACAGGTTTTAGCGGATTTTTTGACTATTTTAGAGAAAAAGGGAACTTTGAAGGAAATTAAGTTTGCGTATCTTGGAGATGGAAAAAATAATATGGCAAGTTCACTTATGATTGGTGCGGCAAAATTTGGGATGGATTTTACAATTGTTGCTCCGAAAGAATATTTTCCAGATAAGGAACTGGCTGAAACTTCCTTGAAACTGGCTGAAGAAAATGGAGGGCGTGTTTCATTTACCGATGACCGAATTGGTGGGGTTAAGGATGCAGATGTGATTTATACAGATGTCTGGGTTTCTATGGGAGAATCTTACGATGTATGGGATGAAAGAATAAATAGACTTTCGTATTATCAGGTAAATAATGAGCTTGTAAAACATGCAAAGCCTGACTATCTGTTTATGCATTGCCTTCCTGCATTTCATGACTTGAATACAAAAGTTGCACAGGAAATTGAAAAGAAGTACGGAATTAAGGAAATGGAAGTTGCTGATGAAGTGTTCAGAAGTAAAAATTCCGTTGTATTTGATGAGGCTGAAAATAGAATGCATACGATTAAAGCGGTTATGGTGGCAACTTTGGGAGAAGAATAA
- the argC gene encoding N-acetyl-gamma-glutamyl-phosphate reductase, which produces MIKVGVIGATGYAGQQLVWILNNHKEVEIEFISSYSNAGENMGEVYANYKKYFEKKLISQEEAEENFGKIDVLFLALPHGLSEKMTKKVLENNVKVFDLGADFRLDDSETYEKWYDVKHEFPEINQIAVYGLPEINRGKIKESQVVACPGCYPTSAILGAAPLLKNKVVKTDKIIIDSKSGVSGAGRSAKIDTIFTEVNESFKAYGVLKHRHTPEIKQEMDKLSESDINVVFTPHLLPINRGILSTIYLEVNEKWKESLTEEKIYEIYNDFYKNEYFIRVTENLPEIKNVKNSNICEIGVCYDSKTGNIIVISAIDNLVKGAGGQAVQSMNIMFELEENMGLEFLSMYI; this is translated from the coding sequence ATGATAAAAGTTGGAGTTATTGGAGCGACTGGGTATGCTGGACAGCAGCTCGTATGGATATTGAATAATCATAAAGAAGTGGAGATTGAATTTATTTCTTCGTATTCAAATGCTGGAGAGAATATGGGCGAGGTGTATGCAAATTATAAAAAATATTTTGAGAAGAAATTGATTTCGCAGGAAGAGGCTGAGGAAAATTTTGGAAAAATTGATGTGCTGTTTTTGGCATTGCCGCATGGATTGTCGGAAAAGATGACTAAGAAGGTGCTCGAAAATAATGTAAAAGTTTTTGACTTGGGAGCAGATTTCAGGCTGGATGATTCAGAAACTTATGAAAAATGGTATGATGTTAAGCATGAGTTTCCTGAAATTAATCAGATTGCAGTTTATGGCTTGCCTGAGATAAATAGGGGAAAAATAAAGGAAAGTCAAGTTGTTGCCTGTCCTGGGTGTTATCCAACATCGGCGATACTAGGAGCGGCACCGCTTTTAAAAAATAAAGTTGTAAAAACGGATAAAATAATAATTGATTCAAAATCTGGAGTTTCAGGAGCAGGGAGAAGTGCCAAAATAGATACGATTTTTACAGAAGTAAATGAAAGTTTTAAGGCTTATGGAGTTTTAAAGCATAGACATACGCCTGAAATAAAGCAGGAAATGGATAAATTATCAGAAAGCGATATTAATGTAGTGTTTACTCCACATTTATTACCAATAAATAGGGGAATTCTTTCAACAATTTATCTGGAAGTGAATGAAAAATGGAAGGAAAGCTTGACAGAAGAAAAAATTTATGAAATTTATAATGATTTTTATAAAAATGAGTATTTTATAAGGGTTACTGAAAATTTGCCCGAGATAAAAAATGTGAAAAATAGCAATATTTGTGAAATTGGTGTCTGTTATGACTCAAAAACTGGAAATATTATTGTAATTTCTGCGATTGACAACCTCGTAAAAGGTGCAGGTGGACAAGCTGTTCAAAGTATGAATATTATGTTTGAGCTTGAAGAAAATATGGGGCTGGAGTTTTTATCAATGTATATTTAA
- a CDS encoding aspartate aminotransferase family protein, translated as MLLNVYNRYNKIFEKGKGTYIYDNEGNEYLDFVSGISVNCLGHASPVIINALTEQSKKLIHISNLYYSEPQLELAKKLTQNSAMEKVFFTNSGTEAIELAIKIARKYGNNLSYDENGNKIIDKTEIIYMKNSFHGRSTGALAVTGQPKYQKPFEPLISNVAQCNFNDVKDLKAKVSEKTAAIILEPIQGESGLKSATPQFMQAIKELSEKYNALVIFDEIQCGMGRTGKLFAYENFEIIPDIVTVAKSLGGGVPIGAALTKGKANDVLEPGDHGSTYGGNPLVCAVANAVLHELIDNKLVEKDVVEKGQYSLKKLEELKGKYNFVEEIRGKGLLLGIKFDESRVLGKDVVLKALENGLLLVGAGNNVVRFFPPFNVSKEEIDEAILILDKVLKTI; from the coding sequence ATGTTATTAAATGTGTATAACCGTTATAATAAAATATTTGAAAAAGGAAAAGGAACATATATTTACGACAATGAAGGGAATGAATACTTAGATTTTGTATCGGGAATATCGGTAAACTGTCTAGGGCATGCAAGTCCAGTAATTATAAATGCTTTGACTGAACAAAGTAAAAAATTGATACATATTTCAAATCTTTATTACAGCGAGCCCCAATTAGAGCTGGCAAAAAAACTTACACAAAATAGTGCGATGGAGAAAGTATTTTTTACTAACAGCGGAACAGAAGCAATTGAACTGGCAATAAAAATTGCTCGCAAATACGGTAATAATTTATCGTATGATGAAAATGGAAATAAAATTATTGACAAAACTGAAATAATTTATATGAAAAATTCATTTCATGGACGTTCAACAGGGGCATTGGCAGTAACAGGACAGCCTAAATATCAGAAACCTTTTGAGCCTTTGATTTCCAATGTTGCACAATGTAATTTTAATGATGTGAAAGATTTGAAGGCAAAAGTGAGCGAGAAAACAGCAGCCATAATTTTGGAGCCGATTCAAGGGGAAAGTGGACTGAAAAGTGCAACGCCTCAATTTATGCAGGCAATAAAGGAACTGAGTGAAAAATATAACGCACTTGTAATTTTTGATGAAATTCAATGCGGAATGGGAAGAACTGGAAAATTGTTTGCTTATGAAAATTTTGAGATTATTCCAGATATTGTCACTGTGGCAAAGTCGCTTGGTGGCGGTGTTCCAATTGGAGCAGCTCTTACAAAGGGTAAGGCAAACGATGTTTTAGAGCCTGGAGATCATGGTTCAACTTATGGAGGGAATCCGCTAGTCTGTGCTGTTGCAAATGCTGTTTTACATGAATTGATTGACAATAAACTGGTTGAAAAGGATGTTGTGGAAAAAGGGCAGTATTCTCTTAAAAAATTGGAAGAATTGAAGGGGAAATATAATTTTGTTGAGGAAATTCGTGGGAAAGGTCTGCTTTTGGGAATAAAATTTGATGAAAGCAGAGTCTTGGGAAAAGATGTTGTTTTAAAAGCATTGGAAAATGGTCTGCTGTTAGTTGGAGCTGGAAATAACGTTGTAAGATTTTTTCCGCCATTTAATGTGAGCAAGGAAGAAATTGATGAGGCAATTTTAATTTTGGACAAAGTTTTAAAAACAATTTAA